A single Lactuca sativa cultivar Salinas chromosome 8, Lsat_Salinas_v11, whole genome shotgun sequence DNA region contains:
- the LOC111913757 gene encoding probable aspartic proteinase GIP1 produces the protein MALSIFFAFLFISPSFSAFVAPITKRHVQTTPFYILKLHLKTPLQPTDLLLHVGATFNAVDCTRNYTSTTFHPVPCNSSLCHSLQSNCDINTGKTVVPGGCVILPHNSFAHVDSLALPTTDGRNPGQLGVFHDFVFTCSDESSRLLQGHAKKEVTGLAGFGLSKFSLPAQVSTAAASSVFALCISGSPSAPGVAFFDLIKPYYFLPGIDVSEHLNYTPIFSYPVAITTRKTNTKRYEDPYFIGVKSINVNGKPIVINQKLLSVDKNGNGGTKISTTNPYTVLERSIFTAFIEAFTNESSIVKLKSTNPIKPFKICYEADDVLETHLGPNVPAIDLVMQNDVIWTVWGKNSMVRIVEEGVDVWCLAIVDGGVRPTSSMVIGGHQLEDNLLQFDLGAKRLGFSSSLLQHKTMCANFNFTTI, from the coding sequence ATGGCTCTCTCCATCTTCTTCGCTTTTCTTTTCATCTCTCCTTCATTTTCAGCTTTTGTTGCTCCAATAACAAAACGTCATGTCCAGACGACTCCGTTTTACATACTAAAGCTTCACCTCAAAACCCCTCTGCAACCAACCGATTTGCTGCTTCACGTCGGCGCCACCTTCAACGCCGTAGATTGTACCCGTAACTACACATCCACCACTTTTCACCCCGTTCCTTGCAACTCCTCTCTTTGCCACTCCCTCCAATCCAACTGCGATATCAACACCGGGAAGACAGTGGTTCCTGGTGGTTGTGTCATTCTACCTCACAACTCGTTCGCCCATGTTGACTCGCTCGCTTTACCGACCACCGACGGGCGGAACCCGGGTCAACTCGGCGTGTTCCATGACTTCGTTTTCACTTGCTCCGACGAGTCGTCACGGTTACTGCAAGGTCATGCTAAAAAAGAGGTTACCGGTTTAGCAGGTTTCGGGCTTTCCAAGTTTTCACTCCCAGCTCAGGTTAGCACCGCCGCAGCCTCGTCGGTGTTTGCACTGTGTATTTCCGGCTCGCCGTCGGCTCCCGGCGTCGCATTCTTCGACCTGATCAAACCTTACTATTTCTTGCCGGGAATTGACGTCTCCGAGCATCTCAACTACACACCAATCTTCTCATACCCTGTCGCAATCACCACCAGAAAAACCAACACCAAACGCTACGAAGATCCTTATTTCATCGGAGTTAAGTCAATCAACGTCAACGGTAAACCGATAGTAATCAACCAGAAACTTCTTTCAGTCGATAAAAACGGCAACGGTGGGACAAAGATCAGCACAACGAATCCATACACCGTGTTAGAGAGATCAATCTTCACTGCTTTCATCGAGGCATTCACGAACGAATCATCTATAGTGAAGTTAAAATCAACCAATCCTATCAAGCCATTCAAGATATGTTACGAAGCAGACGATGTCTTAGAGACCCATTTGGGGCCAAACGTACCTGCAATTGACCTGGTGATGCAGAATGATGTAATTTGGACGGTTTGGGGGAAGAACTCGATGGTGAGGATTGTAGAGGAGGGTGTGGACGTATGGTGTTTAGCCATTGTTGATGGAGGTGTTAGACCGACTTCGTCAATGGTGATCGGAGGGCATCAATTGGAGGACAATTTGCTGCAATTTGATTTAGGGGCAAAAAGATTAGGGTTTAGTTCTTCACTTTTGCAGCACAAGACAATGTGTGCCAATTTCAATTTCACTACCATCTAA
- the LOC111913735 gene encoding uncharacterized protein LOC111913735: protein MTGNSSRPSSMLYNTFTMKKVRMLRVQGRSSIVIFKSHTTYWYMITSPITVFTMKTHSNVFIVKKAIFLRISNTLEVRYDFFKQKPDTRGRMGFSSIQKHAAALRYLGYSIAFDASDEYLKVFERTAIDCVDWFCAFVNEVFHQEYLCKPTPRDTERLYSTHEERYGFPGMLGSLDCTHVALEKCPNAWRGQFTRGDIGEPNIILEAVASQDLWIWHSFFGVAGSNNDINVLGQSSLFNHLWTGEAPDLMFTVNGHSYKYGYYLYDVIYSDYSTLMNAYSIPRSEKAKLFTKIQESTRKDIERAFGVLKQT, encoded by the coding sequence ATGACGGGGAATTCATCTCGACCTTCTTCAATGTTGTACAACACATTCACGATGAAGAAAGTTCGAATGTTGCGCGTACAAGGGCGGTCGTCAATTGTGATCTTCAAGTCGCACACGACTTATTGGTACATGATTACTTCGCCGATAACTGTCTTTACAATGAAGACGCATTCAAACGTCTTCATTGTAAAGAAGGCGATATTTTTACGTATTAGTAACACTTTAGAAGTTCGTTatgattttttcaaacaaaaacctGACACTAGAGGAAGAATGGGTTTTAGTAGTATACAAAAGCATGCGGCTGCACTTAGGTATTTGGGATACAGTATAGCATTTGATGCATCTGACGAATATTTAAAAGTATTCGAGAGGACCGCAATTGATTGTGTAGATTGGTTTTGCGCATTTGTAAATGAGGTTTTTCATCAAGAATATTTGTGTAAACCTACTCCACGTGATACTGAGAGATTATATTCGACTCATGAAGAGAGGTATGGATTTCCGGGTATGCTTGGCAGTCTAGATTGTACGCATGTGGCTTTGGAAAAATGTCCAAATGCATGGCGTGGTCAATTCACTCGAGGAGATATAGGTGAACCAAATATAATCCTAGAAGCTGTCGCATCTCAGGATTTATGGATATGGCATTCTTTTTTTGGGGTCGCAGGGTCTAACAACGACATTAACGTTCTTGGTCAGTCTTCACTTTTTAACCATCTTTGGACCGGCGAAGCACCTGATCTGATGTTCACGGTGAACGGACATTCTTACAAATACGGTTACTACCTTTATGATGTGATATACTCGGATTATTCTACACTTATGAACGCATATTCGATTCCTCGAAGTGAAAAGGCAAAGTTGTTTACAAAGATACAGGAATCAACGAGGAAAGATATCGAAAGGGCATTTGGAGTCCTCAAGCAAACGTGA